Below is a genomic region from Calditrichota bacterium.
TTGCTGCGTTTCCTGGCGGACTTGGACCAGGTGGCCATGTACGCTGCGGCCACCCGCCTTGGGGTGATGATGATGCTCTTGGTGAGCGCCTTCCAATTGGCGTGGCCAGCGATCTTTTTCCCCATCGCCAGGCGGCAAGATGGGCCACGTACGTTCGCGCGACTGTTCGAGTTCTTCATGCTAGGCGTGTGCACCTTTGCCCTCTGGCTGGCGGTCTTTGCCAGAGACTTGATAGAGTTGCTGGCCACCAAGAGCTACTTGCCGGGCGCGCGGGTCGTGCCTCTTCTTGTGGCTTCCTTCGTGCTGTACGGCGTGTACTACTTCACCGCCATAGGGGTGCAAGTGAGGAAAAAGACCTATTTCCTCCCGCTTGGAATAGGCGTGGCAGCGGCGTTGAATCTGCTCTTGGGGTTGCATCTGGTGCCTCGCACCGGCATGATGGGTGCGGCGCTTGCGAAGGTACTCGCCTACGCGGTGCTGGCGGCGGTGATGTGGATGATCTCGCAGAGGCTCTACCGTGTGCCTTACGACATGGGCAAGTTCGCCCTCCTCCTCGGAACAGGAGTGGGGCTGTTCTTTCTCAGCACGCTGACGCCTCCGCGCTTAGCGGTGATGCCCGTCGCAGAACGCCTGGCAATTGTGGGTGCGTTTCCCGGGTTGATGCTTCTTTGCGGGTACGTGGATCGTGGTACTGTGCGTCGTCTTGCCACGGCTGTTTCCTCGAGCATGGCAAGGGGCAGAGCGACGACAGGTCACACGCCGCAAGACTGGAGCGAGATAGGGTGATGAACTAAGGTGTCGCTCCTGCCAGGCCCTGAACAGGGAGATGGTGAGAACTCATAGGCCGGGCGTATGGCGCAATTCTTGAGGTAACCGCCTCTGCAAACCGTTTCCGGAAAAGTAGCCCGCAATGCCGTGTTCGTGCTCATGGGCAGAATCGCGGTGTTGGGGTTGAACATGGTGACCATCGTCATCCTGGCCAGAGCATGGGGCGAGGAGATGTTCGGCATCTTTTCCTATGCCCTGGTAGTGGTGGGCCTCTTTGCCTTGCTCCCTGATTTTGGCATGCAGCCGGTGCTCATTCGCGAGATGGCGCGGCGACGGTCACAAGCCGGTGAGATTGTCGGGCTTGCGCTCTTCAGCAAAGCCGTGCTGGCGGCGATTGCTTTTTTGCTTTTGGCGATTGCTACGGCCGTTTTCTATCACGAGCCGCGTCTGCGTATGGCCCTCGCCTGGCTGAGCCTGACCATCCTCATTTCGGCAAAGCTGAACACCTTGCGGGTGGTCCTGGAGGGCGTGTTCCATGCCGACATGGACATGGGGCTGCCGGTTGTCTTTCAACTGGTCGACGGCGCGTTACAGGTTGCCCTGGTGGGCGCTCTGGTTCTGATTGGGGCAACACCGGGCCAGGTAATTGCCGGCTACGTCTTGTCCAATCTCCCCGGCCTGGTGTTGACAGTGGTGTATGTGCAGAAACGCACGCGGCCAGTTTTTCGCGTCGAACGTGCCGAGCTGCGCTGGCTGTTCAAGGAGTCGTTCCCCCTGTTCATTTACCTTGGCCTGACCATGCTGTACGAGCGCCTCGACGTGCTCTTTTTGAAATCCCTCTGGGGTGAGGCTGCGGTCGGGATCTATTCGACGGCCTTCCGCTTTACGGCTCCCCTGGGGTTTGTGCCTTTTGCTGTGGCCACTGCGCTTTATCCGGTAATGGCCAGGGCGGCGAGCGCCGAAGACGAGAAGCTCGGACTGGCATTCCGCATGGGGGTGAAGGGCTTGCTGGTCATTGGACTTGTTCTTGGGGTGGCGGGAACCATTGTCGGGAGGCCTCTGTTTCTTCTCCTTTTCGGGGAGAGGTTTGCCGGTGCCGCCTTGTCGTTCCAACTGTTGCTGTGGAGCCAGTGTTTCACCTTTCTGACGTTCTTTATGGTGGACTTTAACAACTCGCGCAACCGGCAGGGGCGGAACTCCCTGTTCATGCTGTGCATGCTGGTGCTGGCACTGCCGGTGCAATGGTGGTTCATCAGGCGCTTGGGGGTGACCGGCGCCGCGTGGGCCAAACTGATGCTTAATGGCGCAGGGCTCTGCGTGCTCTTTGGGCTCTCGTGGCGCGCGCTGACCGGGGAGCAGGCTGCGCTGGCGTGGCGCGCCGCTGCGGCGCTCGCGCTCTTCGTGGCGATTGCCGTCATGTACTTCCTTTTTGGTGGCCCTGTCCTGGTCTTTGCCGTGGGGCTTGTGGCTCTGTTGCTTGCCGGGTTGCATCGGTTGTTCACGCCACAGGAAAAGGCCCTTCTCCGGCAGGCGATGCGGACCTCCATTGCCGTGGCGCCACCGGCCGGGATTGGGTAGATGGGCGCTGTGCCCCACATGGCGCGGAAAGTACCGAGAAAGAGGGTTGCGGAGCGTCGGAACTGACACGATGCAGGTGGCGGGACCAAGGGTCTTGTTTGTTGGACGTGGACGTGTGCTGAGCATCGGCACGGTGAAGCACGTCGGAGGGACGGGGCCGCTCTGCCGCAGTCTTCGCCACGTGCATCGCTCTGCCCTGCGGGAGGCCGCGTAATGCTGGCCCGCATCGTCTTCTGGCTGAGCTTGGGTACGATTCTCTACACCTACGTGGGATACTACCTAATCCTCCTCGTGTGGTCACGGCTGCGCCCGCGTACCCGACGCAAGCAAGATGGTTTCATGCCCACGGTGTCCATGGTGGTGGCAGCCTACAATGAGGAGAAGGTCATCCGCGACAAGATAGAGAACTGCCGTGCCCTTGACTATCCGGTGGAGCGTATAGAGTTCCTTTTTGGCTCAGACGGCAGCACCGATGCCACTGTGGAGACGATCCGCTCGTGCGGAGTCCCGAACGTCCGAGTGCTCGCTTTTGCACAGCGGGAAGGCAAAGCGCGTGTGCTCAACAAACTTGTACCCGAAGCGCGAGGCGAGGTTCTGGTCTTCTCCGATGCCAACACGATCTATCAGCCTGATGCTCTGCGCAAGATGGTGGCGCATTTTGCGGACCCAAGCGTAGGGGGCGTGTGTGGCTACTTGCGGCTTATCAGCCCGGACCGGCGGGCGAGCAGCCAGGGAGAGGCCGTCTATTGGGACTATGAGAATCGCCTCAAGGAGATGGAAGGGCGCATCAAGACCGTTTTTGGTGCCACCGGCGGCATCTATGCCATTCGACGCGAGCTGTTCGTCCCTTTGCCGACGCACAAGATGGTCAACGATGACTTCTTGATCCCCCTGCGGATTGTCGGACAGGGCTACGATGTCGTCTATGAGGGGCAAGCGGTGGCCACAGAGTATACTTCGCCGCGGGTCAAAGGAGAGTTTCTGCGCAAGGTGAGAATCGGAGCGGCCAATTTCAATGTGTTGCCAGAGATCCGCAGCCTGCTGCATCCTCGGCGTGGGTACGTGGCTTTTGGCTTATGGTCGCACAAGCTCCTCCGCTGGCTGGTCCCGTTCATGCTGATCCTCTTGCTCGTGGCAAATCTCTGTGCGCTGGGCGCACCGTTTTTCAACTACTTTTTTCTCGTGCAGGGAGTGTTCTACCTACTGGTTATTCTGGGTTGGCTATTGAGTCTGGTGGGTGTCCGCCTGGGGGTGGTGACGTACGCCTACTACTTCGTGGTGATTCACATGGGACTGTTGGTGGGTTTTTTCAAGTTCTTGGTTGGCGGGCAGCCCGCGGCGTGGACGCGTGTGGAGCGATGAGCTGCGAGGAACAGTCATAAGCAAGGGAGTTTGAGAAAGAGCCGTGCCCAAGACGGTGCAAAGAATACTCCTCCTCCTTTCCGACTGCATAGCGTCCATGGGGGTGTTTTTGGCGTGGTGCTGGCTGCGCAAAGGAATGGGCTTCTTCGCCGAGACACAGGTGGGGAACCAGCTGGTCTTTGCCGCAATTCTGACGGCGTTCTGGGTGGTGGTGTTCTTCTTCTCGGGCCTGTACCGGCCCTGGTATGCGCAGTCGCGCATGGATGAACTCATCACGGTGCTCAAGGCCGTGACCTTCGGCATGGTTCTCCTGCTGTTGGCCACGACTGACTGGGACCGCGACCTGTCGCGGCCACCCTCGCTCAGTAGGATGATGATTGTGAGCTACTGGGGGCTGATGGCGGCGGCCGTGGGTGGTGGACGCGTCCTCTTACGCACCATCCAGCGCAAGCTGCTGGAGGCCGGGGTCGGCGTGCGCCGGACGCTCATCGTCGGT
It encodes:
- a CDS encoding oligosaccharide flippase family protein; the encoded protein is MRLLKHSGAYALATVLNRAVNVVLLPLYARMLVKAEFGVLEILTVTSTVVMLVLQLGMDSALFRSALYRHGVDKRVLTSTAHYFLVLTALVAVAVLVALAGPISRLLFGDMGYVWLLRLVFVGDFFLVCNTIPMARLRIDEKSLKFALIASANFVLSISLNVLFVGVLRRRVEGAVLANTLAALLFASIYLVVIWPELGPAISVRELKEMLAYGLPLVPAAACNMVLMMSDRYLLRFLADLDQVAMYAAATRLGVMMMLLVSAFQLAWPAIFFPIARRQDGPRTFARLFEFFMLGVCTFALWLAVFARDLIELLATKSYLPGARVVPLLVASFVLYGVYYFTAIGVQVRKKTYFLPLGIGVAAALNLLLGLHLVPRTGMMGAALAKVLAYAVLAAVMWMISQRLYRVPYDMGKFALLLGTGVGLFFLSTLTPPRLAVMPVAERLAIVGAFPGLMLLCGYVDRGTVRRLATAVSSSMARGRATTGHTPQDWSEIG
- a CDS encoding flippase; this translates as MGRIAVLGLNMVTIVILARAWGEEMFGIFSYALVVVGLFALLPDFGMQPVLIREMARRRSQAGEIVGLALFSKAVLAAIAFLLLAIATAVFYHEPRLRMALAWLSLTILISAKLNTLRVVLEGVFHADMDMGLPVVFQLVDGALQVALVGALVLIGATPGQVIAGYVLSNLPGLVLTVVYVQKRTRPVFRVERAELRWLFKESFPLFIYLGLTMLYERLDVLFLKSLWGEAAVGIYSTAFRFTAPLGFVPFAVATALYPVMARAASAEDEKLGLAFRMGVKGLLVIGLVLGVAGTIVGRPLFLLLFGERFAGAALSFQLLLWSQCFTFLTFFMVDFNNSRNRQGRNSLFMLCMLVLALPVQWWFIRRLGVTGAAWAKLMLNGAGLCVLFGLSWRALTGEQAALAWRAAAALALFVAIAVMYFLFGGPVLVFAVGLVALLLAGLHRLFTPQEKALLRQAMRTSIAVAPPAGIG
- a CDS encoding glycosyltransferase family 2 protein gives rise to the protein MLARIVFWLSLGTILYTYVGYYLILLVWSRLRPRTRRKQDGFMPTVSMVVAAYNEEKVIRDKIENCRALDYPVERIEFLFGSDGSTDATVETIRSCGVPNVRVLAFAQREGKARVLNKLVPEARGEVLVFSDANTIYQPDALRKMVAHFADPSVGGVCGYLRLISPDRRASSQGEAVYWDYENRLKEMEGRIKTVFGATGGIYAIRRELFVPLPTHKMVNDDFLIPLRIVGQGYDVVYEGQAVATEYTSPRVKGEFLRKVRIGAANFNVLPEIRSLLHPRRGYVAFGLWSHKLLRWLVPFMLILLLVANLCALGAPFFNYFFLVQGVFYLLVILGWLLSLVGVRLGVVTYAYYFVVIHMGLLVGFFKFLVGGQPAAWTRVER